A genome region from Eremothecium cymbalariae DBVPG#7215 chromosome 4, complete sequence includes the following:
- the CAT5 gene encoding putative monooxygenase CAT5 (similar to Ashbya gossypii ACL162C) encodes MLCIAKNSATKRLLSAFVVLPTKNSTIQPPLNTPEQDDKFKPPSEAQRAYLDRVIRVDQAGELGANYIYAGQYFILANKYPHLKPILQHMWDQEILHHNKFNELQLKKRVRPSLLTPLWKLGAFAIGSSTALLSPEAAMACTEAVETVIGGHYNDQLRCLNGQYELESLSGLRKGQSEEIKSLIATIKQFRDEELEHLDTAIHYDSQKAVPYVALTNTIKTICKVAIWTAERV; translated from the coding sequence ATGCTCTGTATTGCTAAGAATTCCGCTACTAAGAGACTGTTATCTGCTTTTGTAGTTCTCCCCACGAAAAACTCGACTATACAGCCTCCTCTCAACACACCAGAACAAGATGATAAGTTTAAACCACCATCCGAAGCTCAAAGAGCATATCTAGATCGTGTCATCCGGGTCGATCAAGCTGGCGAATTGGGTGcaaattatatatatgcagGTCAATACTTTATACTTGCAAACAAATACCCGCACCTGAAGCCTATATTACAGCATATGTGGGACCAGGAGATTCTCCACCACAATAAATTCAACGAGCTacagttgaagaaacgTGTTAGACCTTCATTGCTAACTCCACTTTGGAAACTGGGGGCATTTGCTATCGGCAGCAGCACTGCGTTGCTGTCGCCGGAGGCCGCTATGGCATGCACCGAAGCAGTCGAGACTGTCATTGGTGGTCATTATAATGACCAACTCCGTTGTTTGAATGGTCAATATGAGTTGGAAAGTTTATCTGGTCTTCGCAAGGGCCAAAGTGAAGAGATCAAAAGCCTCATAGCAACCATCAAACAGTTTCGAGATGAAGAGTTGGAACATTTAGATACGGCAATACACTACGACTCTCAGAAAGCTGTGCCTTACGTTGCCCTTACTAATACAATTAAAACAATCTGCAAGGTGGCTATCTGGACTGCTGAACGAGTATAA
- the FRQ1 gene encoding frequenin (similar to Ashbya gossypii ACL163W): protein MGAKASKLSKDDLQSLKQSTYFDRREILQWHKGFLRDCPNGQLTREEFVKIYKQFFPFGSPEEFAEHVFSVFDKDNNGSIDFKEFITALSTTSRGTLEEKLVWAFQLYDLDHDGFITYNEMLTIVTSVYKMIGSMVKLSEDEATPELRVKKIFKLMDKNEDGYITLDEFREGSKVDPSILSALNLYDGLV from the coding sequence ATGGGGGCTAAGGCATCCAAGCTGTCGAAGGACGATTTGCAGAGTTTGAAGCAGTCGACGTATTTTGATCGTCGGGAGATTTTACAGTGGCATAAGGGGTTTCTCAGGGATTGTCCCAATGGGCAGTTGACCAGGGAGGAGTTTGTGAAGATATATAAGCAGTTTTTCCCATTTGGATCGCCTGAGGAGTTTGCAGAACATgtattttctgttttcgACAAGGATAACAATGGGTCGATTGACTTCAAGGAGTTTATTACGGCATTGAGTACTACTTCGAGGGGGACGTTGGAGGAGAAGCTTGTATGGGCGTTTCAGCTGTATGACTTGGACCACGATGGGTTTATTACGTATAATGAGATGTTGACGATTGTGACCAGTGTTTACAAGATGATTGGGTCGATGGTGAAGTTGAGTGAGGACGAGGCCACGCCGGAGCTTCGGgtaaaaaagatatttaaGCTGATGGATAAGAATGAGGACGGATACATAACGCTAGATGAGTTTAGAGAGGGTTCCAAGGTTGATCCTTCTATTCTTAGTGCTCTGAACCTGTATGATGGGCTAGTGTag
- a CDS encoding uncharacterized protein (similar to Ashbya gossypii ACL159W), with amino-acid sequence MKYSNKSRYFSLSIHNMDDPDMEVRYQCICKNLVKWSDLNICRECYSLSCFRCQGFEPVVKYCPKCLEEPGKMDQIFCNRNCFQCPRCDISLVISSEKMDSDKKCYLFNCTGCKWTFTTPPTGKIKSLTKYILELYSSKNARAYELITHLHNKKQLLQWEGKAFKFDEIVSALEGNAPRSIVQRLAVGEKLHQLISEQIPLPLKDDSNEVLYPKRLHLKCKYRYTCPQCNHTLSVPDDSPSSSRLHKESFAMNILPRIRIEKLAVALGMDHQDPSAFAIVVINPNPSRSIECTLTASDTLFMPIRKFNIPAVSVNDYKIIKNSGKDINLQILEQYAKFTPTYMLGNDHKINRAERTRRLGSRFPFQNSTTNSINLLDYDIDEDAKAIDKGDGWCILPLKLLNKGNHLLNLLVNIEGFEVRLNLHFIAKPSNS; translated from the coding sequence atgaaatattcaaacaaGTCAAGATATTTTAGCCTCTCTATACACAACATGGATGATCCGGATATGGAAGTTAGGTATCAATGTATTTGTAAGAATCTAGTTAAATGGAGTGACTTAAATATTTGTAGAGAATGTTACAGTTTAAGCTGTTTTCGATGCCAAGGATTTGAGCCGGTAGTTAAATATTGCCCAAAATGCCTAGAGGAGCCTGGTAAAATGGATCAGATATTTTGTAACAGAAATTGTTTTCAATGTCCTAGATGTGATATTTCACTTGTGATCTCCAGTGAAAAGATGGATTCGGATAAAAAATGCTATTTGTTTAATTGTACTGGATGTAAGTGGACTTTTACTACTCCGCCTACAGGGAAGATTAAATCATTAACCAAATATATACTTGAATTGTACAGCTCAAAGAATGCTAGAGCATATGAGCTGATCACACATTTGCATAATAAAAAGCAGCTGTTGCAATGGGAAGGAAAGGCGTTTAAATTTGATGAGATTGTATCCGCTCTTGAAGGGAATGCGCCCAGATCAATTGTACAACGTCTTGCTGTTGGTGAAAAATTGCATCAATTAATTAGTGAACAAATACCACTGCCGCTGAAAGATGACAGTAATGAAGTGCTGTATCCCAAAAGATTGCATCTGAAGTGCAAATACAGATATACCTGTCCACAATGTAATCACACACTAAGTGTCCCAGATGATTCTCCATCATCCTCGAGACTTCATAAGGAGTCATTTGCAATGAACATACTCCCACGTATtagaattgaaaaactaGCGGTTGCATTGGGAATGGATCACCAGGACCCATCAGCTTTCGCAATTGTTGTAATAAACCCCAACCCTTCTAGGTCAATTGAATGCACTCTTACTGCCTCCGATACATTGTTTATGCCAATTAGAAAGTTTAACATCCCGGCTGTTTCAGTAAATGACTacaaaataattaaaaactcAGGAAAGGATATtaatcttcaaattcttgaaCAGTATGCCAAGTTTACACCCACTTATATGCTTGGTAATGATCACAAAATTAATAGAGCAGAGAGAACACGTCGTCTGGGTAGCAGATTTCCGTTCCAGAACTCTACCACTAACTCTATAAATTTATTGGATTAcgatattgatgaagatgcgAAGGCAATAGATAAAGGTGATGGATGGTGTATATTACCCTTAAAGCTTCTGAACAAAGGCAATCATCTGCTAAATCTCTTGGTCAATATCGAGGGATTCGAGGTTAGGTTAAATTTACATTTTATAGCAAAACCAAGCAATAGCTAG
- the MHF2 gene encoding Mhf2p (similar to Ashbya gossypii ACL158W), giving the protein MNHSQEPVVPSDTIARIFQLCSFTQDSTRITEDTITLTEKYIKLFVREAVLRSLENKDKVKKEDGKGSLIEGPVLHHTDLEEISGILLLDF; this is encoded by the coding sequence ATGAACCATTCACAAGAACCTGTGGTGCCTAGTGATACTATTGCacgaatttttcaactgtGCTCATTTACCCAGGATAGTACGAGGATCACGGAGGATACAATTACCCTTACTGAGAAATACATCAAGTTATTTGTTAGAGAAGCTGTTTTAAGATCTTTGGAGAACAAAGATAAAGTAAAAAAGGAGGATGGCAAAGGATCATTGATTGAAGGCCCTGTGCTGCATCATACAGATTTGGAGGAAATCTCGGGTATATTGCTACttgatttttga
- the PHO92 gene encoding mRNA-binding phosphate metabolism regulator (similar to Ashbya gossypii ACL161C) gives MDYSTGRYSDIWSYSHTSSTSKDWSRLAADGVSSRFYTEQFSQNIRSIEDALQDLTSVIHRSDYDTSSSEFSSEADFVISSAPPGDTSMAVTSDNPPATEGSEQISVSQPRKFADAYPIYHNISTTSTTTQVIVPESSRFFVIKSFNLENIKASFQHSVWTSTKRGNKRLSKAYNALQSGAKIFLFFSVNKSGKFCGVAEMKSNIIQSDPRNNIWQCESGHQFNDLFIVDWLRVCDVHNRLLKHFNIMDSEGGFKPMTHARDADEVDIEIGRTILKLFLNTKKNRPSFLED, from the coding sequence atggATTACTCTACAGGCAGGTACAGCGATATATGGTCGTATTCGCACACAAGTTCAACATCCAAAGACTGGTCACGATTAGCCGCTGATGGTGTCAGTAGCAGGTTCTACACTGAACAGTTTAGCCAAAACATTAGAAGCATTGAGGATGCATTGCAGGACTTGACTTCAGTCATACACCGTAGCGATTACGATACATCTTCGTCTGAATTTTCTAGCGAAGCCGATTTTGTTATTTCTAGTGCCCCCCCAGGAGACACATCGATGGCTGTTACAAGTGATAACCCTCCTGCTACAGAGGGCTCGGAGCAGATATCTGTATCCCAGCCTAGAAAATTCGCTGATGCATATCCAATATACCATAACATTTCGACTACTTCCACCACCACACAGGTTATTGTGCCTGAAAGTTCaagattttttgttattaaaTCTTTTAATCTGGAAAATATAAAAGCATCGTTCCAGCATAGCGTTTGGACATCTACTAAGAGGGGTAACAAACGGCTATCGAAGGCCTATAATGCATTACAATCTGGAGCCAAGatcttccttttctttagtGTTAACAAGTCCGGCAAGTTTTGCGGGGTTGCGGAAATGAAATCGAACATTATTCAAAGTGATCCGCGTAACAATATATGGCAATGCGAATCAGGTCATCAGTTTAATGATTTATTCATAGTTGATTGGCTTAGGGTTTGTGATGTTCACAATCGGTTGTTAAAGCACTTTAACATAATGGATTCTGAGGGTGGCTTCAAACCGATGACACATGCACGTGATGCAGACGAAGTTGACATTGAAATTGGAAGAACCATTTTAAAGCTATTCCTTAATACAAAGAAAAACCGGCCATCTTTTCTAGAAGATTAA
- the HRD3 gene encoding ubiquitin ligase complex subunit HRD3 (similar to Ashbya gossypii ACL160C) has product MFMKLVKVLILHLTLLWCVGDALHGEQHYFEYSEDPWETAQILSSNMTRILHPKLTPMFSNNPFIDPETNFLKIELPYDYDQSEQEMEYIKLWDALSLQQRQLYDAVEQSSILFNNSDAAYTLYRMHLYGDYGIPHNKTLAWKYLQMFNELTGGSNSTSLFDTAVAYSTGLFGEIPIDKPKSLIYFQKASILGDKKAQSALAYRRHSGVDMPMDYNKACIMYQDLIQRLWNEHPIDYWLFLDQWEEFYYTTLSTYYGGLLGKHISKSMSGSETFIPPYWFQIGSLFYSEEASELDVCTLYNEAVRGFVGSLTQYPVHEEVLKRLLMLYRTYKDQVGLDMASQGCYGCAVGLLGHMFLHGYGMESRDLILAEKFLQESAQINSVCGVHAVTELGLIKQYIYGDLPAAKLWYDKLPTESYKLLFTALSEDEPSDPEKELPVKNKLHFIPWAVYVVIFQGSIPSEKFFVNRYGYIVEMMMQTADLKDAFMSVLLGNFEVALFQYARLAEQGYSSAMEAVAYLLYRPPTLFKPAPVIPKERLEAALVFYERAMQHYNPDAGLVAGDIYFRNGDYKKAADLYLYVNNGDFGGAQSSWNLGYMYEHGLGVMKNFDLAKRYYEAAVNSSPLLYFIVKPIIFKMVIKSWFESISWLKT; this is encoded by the coding sequence ATGTTTATGAAGTTGGTTAAAGTACTTATTCTGCATTTGACGCTGCTATGGTGCGTTGGTGATGCTTTACACGGGGAACAAcattattttgaatactCAGAAGATCCCTGGGAAACAGCCCAAATCCTTTCATCCAACATGACAAGAATATTACATCCTAAACTTACACCAATGTTCAGCAATAATCCTTTTATTGATCCTGAAAcaaattttctaaaaataGAGCTGCCTTATGACTATGATCAGTCTGAGCAGGAAATGGAATACATTAAACTTTGGGATGCTCTTAGCTTGCAGCAGCGGCAGTTATATGACGCTGTTGAACAATCTAGTAtccttttcaacaattctgATGCAGCATATACATTATACAGAATGCACCTATATGGGGATTATGGTATTCCACATAATAAGACCCTAGCGTGGAAGTACTTACAAATGTTTAATGAGCTTACTGGAGGATCTAATAGCACATCATTGTTTGATACAGCAGTAGCATACAGCACGGGGCTATTTGGTGAAATACCAATTGATAAACCGAAAAGTTTAATATACTTTCAAAAAGCGAGTATTTTGGGAGACAAGAAAGCTCAGTCGGCTTTAGCTTATCGACGTCATTCGGGCGTCGATATGCCAATGGACTATAATAAAGCGTGTATTATGTATCAAGATCTAATACAACGCTTGTGGAATGAGCATCCAATAGATTATTGGTTATTTTTGGACCAGTGGGAAGAATTTTACTATACCACATTGAGTACGTATTATGGTGGGTTGCTTGGAAAACACATCAGCAAGTCAATGTCAGGTAGTGAGACATTCATCCCCCCTTACTGGTTTCAAATAGGATCATTGTTTTACTCCGAAGAAGCATCTGAATTGGACGTCTGCACCTTGTATAACGAAGCAGTACGTGGGTTCGTGGGTTCCCTTACGCAATATCCTGTACATGAGGAGGTTCTTAAAAGGCTACTAATGTTGTATCGTACATACAAAGATCAAGTGGGTTTAGATATGGCATCTCAGGGATGCTATGGATGTGCAGTTGGATTGTTGGGGCATATGTTTCTTCATGGATACGGAATGGAAAGTCGTGACTTGATACTGGCCGAGAAGTTTCTCCAAGAATCTGCTCAAATAAATAGTGTCTGTGGGGTACATGCCGTTACAGAACTGGGTCTAATaaaacaatatatttacGGAGATCTTCCAGCAGCAAAGCTATGGTACGATAAATTGCCGACTGAAAGTTACAAGTTACTCTTTACCGCGTTAAGTGAAGACGAGCCTTCTGACCCCGAGAAGGAACTTCCAGTCAAGAATAAGCTGCACTTTATACCTTGGGCAGTTTATGTGGTTATCTTTCAAGGTTCCATTCcatctgaaaaatttttcgtTAATCGTTATGGATACATAGTTGAAATGATGATGCAAACTGCCGATCTTAAAGATGCTTTTATGAGTGTACTCCTGGGAAATTTCGAAGTAGCATTATTCCAGTACGCTCGATTAGCAGAGCAAGGTTATTCTTCTGCAATGGAGGCTGTCGCATACTTATTATATCGCCCACCAACCTTATTCAAACCCGCCCCTGTCATCCCTAAAGAGCGTCTTGAAGCCGCTCTCGTCTTCTATGAAAGAGCAATGCAGCACTACAACCCTGATGCAGGCTTAGTAGCGGGCGATATTTACTTTAGGAACGGTGATTATAAGAAGGCTGCTGACTTATATTTATACGTTAATAATGGGGACTTTGGAGGAGCTCAAAGTAGTTGGAATCTCGGCTATATGTATGAACATGGCCTTGGAgttatgaaaaattttgacTTGgcaaaaagatattatgAAGCAGCTGTGAATTCCTCTCCTCTCTTATATTTCATTGTAAAACCcataatatttaaaatggTTATCAAGTCTTGGTTTGAGTCAATCAGCTGGCTAAAGACTTGA
- the VPS74 gene encoding Vps74p (similar to Ashbya gossypii ACL165C): MSLQRRRVNKAEVGGTSVELTQRKHGEDEDDKGSHKVAYDPEDQKLRENTKEPTLTLMEEVLLMGLKDKEGYLSFWNDSISYSLRGCILIELALRGKIRVVEDAARKRFDLSERLVEVIETSKTGEALLDETLSLMKSNEPLSIVNWIDLLSGETWNLLKISYQLKQVRERLAKGLVDKGVLRTEMKNFFLFDMATHPVADSSCKESIKRRMLSVLVPRNVSLDYTEYFPESVAFKYLRTIALICGAYGANVLENVLSSLDYEKRERGFSRAEEILTQFSQYPFALDKDVETGISVNLYNQVKEEIGKNPGTGLQLEVVAGVFEVFSRMDNFL; this comes from the coding sequence ATGTCATTACAAAGACGTCGTGTAAATAAAGCAGAGGTAGGTGGAACAAGCGTTGAGCTAACTCAAAGGAAACATGGTGAAGATGAGGACGATAAGGGCTCTCATAAGGTAGCATATGATCCAGAGGATCAGAAACTGAGAGAGAACACTAAGGAGCCCACGCTTACTCTGATGGAGGAGGTGCTTTTGATGGGGTTAAAGGATAAAGAGGGATATCTTTCGTTTTGGAACGACAGCATTTCATATTCACTTCGTGGATGTATTTTGATTGAATTAGCGCTCAGGGGGAAAATTCGTGTTGTGGAAGATGCAGCGAGAAAGCGGTTCGATTTATCTGAGAGATTAGTGGAAGTTATAGAAACCAGTAAAACGGGGGAGGCGCTGTTGGATGAAACGTTGTCCTTAATGAAAAGTAATGAGCCATTATCAATTGTGAATTGGATTGATTTGTTGAGCGGTGAAACATGGAATTTGTTAAAGATCAGTTATCAGTTGAAACAGGTCCGAGAACGACTTGCGAAGGGATTAGTTGATAAGGGAGTTTTGAGAACTGAAATGAAAAACTTTTTCCTGTTCGATATGGCTACGCACCCAGTTGCCGACAGCAGTTGCAAAGAATCAATCAAACGTAGAATGCTGTCTGTTTTGGTACCTAGGAATGTTTCATTGGACTATACAGAGTACTTTCCAGAAAGCGTTGCGTTCAAATATTTGCGAACGATAGCATTGATTTGCGGGGCATACGGTGCCAATGTCTTGGAAAATGTTCTTTCTAGTTTAGATTATGAAAAGAGAGAACGTGGATTTTCTCGTGCAGAAGAGATTCTAACCCAGTTCTCTCAATATCCGTTTGCTCTCGATAAGGATGTAGAGACAGGTATCTCAGTAAACCTGTATAATCAGGTAAAGGAGGAAATTGGGAAGAACCCTGGCACTGGTTTGCAGTTAGAGGTTGTAGCAGGCgttttt
- the UBP2 gene encoding ubiquitin-specific protease UBP2 (similar to Ashbya gossypii ACL164C) produces MYQEQADDGRVRLVGNGVVECESAGVREGGKTVLYPLVSGNYPFKTSDRLLDDIRSTLSFVLEGVRGNGVLKSPMLDYSKERGELRAWSIGYLLDQVLLQTSYEYASLGGSGGGGGDKHSKINVFMGLLCDPMVKLCSEDDIVNYSGYHLRVTVKTRLHLERAKRQFGIAQYHLVNDLHPADKQDLCFFEDDDECVIDSATYVSSGTNRLVRIEILKPEFTAEEWSEFTPDSIRKRYLSICEKYPDLNRENVPNQAECLNTLFKVFKNPLSRQDSDDELKTISAENKVLNSQLDPNWLVDKFGFELCEVQEEDGRKEYEYKPPDFTNYVNDWNVRHLRERYIRKSLELLFVGKQSIRLLPKEVVAASSKLRSFQLYQTHFSHTFWFQLLGEFDRNDFNQQQQHPYDTNPHFINLSVNYYYGDRDIIRNYESQILLDPKNAGIYYDDLTFIANVKGSHQLLTFTLKQNIVGQEALNSALRLFHIDPSETDPKQIPDEMLLSCYKEECKYGNTRQHADLRNALRLLAKYKQSEKLKFYVELEPFQQESQAYSILEIDESVDIDIIETAYTIKVSDAPGLKVDCDRALYTLAIAKRSMDLFNYLLQRCPRFQQFYHISYWSYTSALQYLQVNVNATDDLILEIFRRKWAEEPVISPDQFLNLKVALMKIAHERNSKLINHFLETGIIDTNYLTSGNWPTGLNNIGNTCYLNSLLQYYFTISPLRDYIQNYEDTASDLLLNMNQSGAMTKRRIGGRAVNKPEVERSVQFVYQLRDLFNDMAHSKERCVTPSRELAYLSFSPSTTNVEFESAAQVPFRDTTILLEQEPPNEDTEVFDISIEGSNVETEAAAEDIIADDNIDTKDESSSLSPSTSTSSSQKGNSMSNIVEENEPITSTCVAKISPDQLENTLEIGRQQDVTECIGNVLYQIESASVPLNFDEGHEQYDLVKQLFYGKLKQDLIPIENPEKRRTKFERFMSLLVNVGDHPKDIYDALDLYFRDDLLALGDDNARVRRSVAVEELPTILQIQIQRVYYDREKLMPFKSTEPLPFGEKLYMDRYMASTESELLAKKQESLQLHETLEAIKQRRKKILSKNDAGLTLKDSLKETKIFLESSVLAESEGKIRIEKRNLIKQLDSFSLEIDKELSNLDDKIKDMENSISHKFDQFTNFGYNLFAVFIHRGEASYGHYWVYIKDRKNSGIWRKYNDESVTEVPESEVFDFTEDNTATPYFLVYIKDGHEHEIEPLKVYQ; encoded by the coding sequence ATGTACCAGGAACAGGCTGACGACGGGAGGGTGCGGTTGGTGGGGAACGGTGTGGTGGAATGCGAGAGTGCGGGGGTGCGGGAAGGTGGTAAGACGGTTTTGTATCCTTTGGTGAGTGGCAATTATCCGTTCAAGACGTCGGATCGTCTTTTGGATGATATTCGGAGCACGTTGTCGTTTGTGTTGGAGGGGGTCAGGGGTAATGGGGTTTTGAAGAGCCCGATGTTGGATTATTCGAAGGAGCGGGGAGAGTTGAGGGCGTGGTCGATTGGGTATTTGCTTGATCAGGTGCTGCTGCAAACCAGTTATGAGTATGCGTCTCTTGGAGGTAGtggcggcggcggcggcgaTAAGCATAGTAAAATTAATGTGTTTATGGGGTTGCTTTGTGATCCCATGGTTAAGCTTTGCAGTGAGGATGATATAGTGAATTATTCGGGTTATCATTTGAGGGTTACGGTGAAGACCAGATTGCACCTTGAGAGGGCGAAGAGGCAGTTTGGCATTGCGCAGTATCATTTGGTTAATGATTTACATCCTGCTGATAAACAGGATTTGTGTTTTTTcgaggatgatgatgaatgCGTGATTGACTCAGCCACGTATGTTTCGAGTGGTACTAATCGATTAGTGCGGATAGAGATTTTAAAGCCTGAATTTACTGCGGAGGAATGGTCGGAATTTACGCCTGATAGCATTCGCAAGCGGTATTTGTCGATTTGTGAGAAGTACCCAGATCTGAATCGCGAAAATGTGCCCAACCAGGCGGAGTGTTTAAATACTCTTTTCAAGGTGTTCAAGAATCCACTATCTCGACAAGATTcggatgatgaattgaagaCGATATCTGCCGAAAATAAAGTGTTGAATTCTCAGCTTGATCCCAATTGGTTGGTCGATAAGTTTGGATTTGAACTCTGTGAGGTTCAAGAGGAAGATGGCAGAAAGGAATATGAATATAAGCCTCCGGATTTCACCAACTATGTGAACGATTGGAATGTACGTCATTTGAGGGAACGGTATATTAGAAAATCACTCGAGCTGCTGTTTGTTGGTAAACAGTCTATACGTTTGTTACCTAAAGAGGTTGTTGCTGCAAGTAGTAAGCTGCGTTCGTTTCAACTTTATCAAACGCACTTTTCTCACACTTTTTGGTTCCAACTTCTCGGGGAATTTGATCGTAACGATTTTAaccaacagcagcaacatccTTATGACACTAATCCTCATTTCATAAACTTGTCAGTGAATTACTACTATGGCGATAGAGATATCATTAGAAATTATGAATCTCAGATCCTGTTGGATCCGAAAAATGCCGGTATTTATTACGATGATTTGACTTTTATCGCAAACGTTAAAGGAAGTCATCAGCTATTGACATTTACGTTGAAACAGAATATAGTAGGTCAGGAAGCTTTGAACAGTGCTTTGCGGTTGTTTCACATTGACCCCTCTGAAACCGACCCAAAGCAGATACCTGATGAAATGTTGTTAAGTTGCTATAAAGAGGAGTGTAAGTATGGGAACACAAGACAGCATGCGGATTTAAGGAACGCTCTCCGGCTACTGGCCAAGTACAAACAAAGTGAAAAACTTAAATTCTATGTTGAATTGGAACCCTTCCAACAAGAATCACAAGCCTACTCCATCTTGGAAATTGATGAGTCAGTAGATATTGACATCATTGAGACAGCATATACTATTAAAGTTTCTGATGCCCCTGGACTAAAAGTTGATTGTGACAGGGCTCTATATACACTTGCTATCGCCAAAAGAAGTATGGATCTGTTCAATTATTTGTTGCAAAGATGTCCTAGATTCCAACAGTTTTACCATATTTCATATTGGTCATATACATCTGCATTGCAATATTTACAAGTTAATGTTAATGCTACTGATGATCTTATACTTGAAATATTTAGGCGAAAGTGGGCTGAAGAACCAGTTATTTCACCTGAtcagtttttgaatttgaaagtTGCACTTATGAAGATAGCACATGAACGAAATTCAAAACTTATCAACCACTTCCTAGAAACTGGAATAATAGACACCAACTATTTAACCTCTGGGAATTGGCCAACTGGtcttaataatattggAAATACCTGCTATTTGAATTCTCTGCTGCAGTATTATTTTACAATATCTCCATTAAGAGACtatattcaaaattacGAAGATACTGCATCCGATCTTTTGCTCAATATGAACCAATCTGGTGCCATGACTAAGAGAAGAATTGGTGGTCGAGCAGTTAACAAGCCCGAAGTTGAGAGATCGgttcaatttgtttatcAGTTACGTGATTTGTTTAATGATATGGCACATTCAAAGGAAAGGTGTGTTACCCCTTCAAGAGAATTGGCATATCTATCGTTCTCCCCAAGCACTACTAatgttgaatttgaaagTGCAGCCCAAGTCCCCTTCAGGGACACCACTATCTTACTTGAACAAGAACCCCCTAACGAAGACACTGAAGTGTTTGACATATCGATAGAAGGTTCGAATGTCGAAACAGAAGCAGCTGCAGAAGATATTATCGCtgatgataatattgatacCAAAGAtgaatcttcttcattatctCCATCTACTTCAACATCGTCCTCGCAAAAAGGTAACTCCATGTCGAATATCGTGGAAGAAAATGAGCCCATCACATCTACGTGTGTTGCCAAGATTAGTCCAGATCAGTTGGAAAACACATTGGAGATTGGCCGGCAACAGGATGTAACCGAATGTATTGGTAATGTCTTGTATCAGATAGAAAGTGCCTCTGTACCAttaaattttgatgaaggCCACGAACAATATGATTTAGTAAAGCAACTATTCTATGGTAAACTGAAGCAGGATTTGATTCCCATAGAGAACCCCGAAAAGAGAAGAACTAAGTTCGAAAGATTTATGTCATTATTAGTTAACGTCGGGGATCATCCAAAAGATATTTATGATGCATTAGACCTCTATTTTAGAGATGACTTATTAGCACTAGGCGACGACAACGCTAGAGTTAGAAGATCAGTAGCCGTAGAAGAACTTCCTACCATACTGCAAATACAAATACAAAGGGTTTATTATGATCGAGAAAAACTGATGCCATTCAAATCAACCGAGCCGTTGCCTTTTGGTGAAAAACTCTACATGGATAGATACATGGCATCCACCGAATCCGAATTACTCGCTAAAAAGCAAGAAAGCTTACAATTGCATGAAACATTAGAAGCCATCAAACAACGACGTAAAAAAATCTTATCCAAAAACGACGCCGGTCTGACATTAAAGGACTCATTGAAGGAAACTAAAATATTCTTAGAGTCAAGCGTTTTAGCCGAGTCAGAAGGGAAAATAAGGATTGAAAAACGCAATCTTATCAAACAGCTTGACAGCTTCTCGTTGGAAATTGACAAAGAGTTATCAAACTTAGACGACAAAATCAAGGACATGGAAAACTCCATATCCCATAAATTTGACCAGTTCACTAACTTCGGCTATAACCTATTTGCTGTCTTCATTCATCGGGGTGAAGCAAGCTACGGCCACTACTGGGTTTACATAAAAGATCGCAAAAACAGTGGTATCTGGCGTAAATACAACGACGAGTCCGTCACTGAAGTTCCAGAATCTGAAGTTTTCGATTTTACCGAGGATAATACGGCCACACCCTACTTCCTAGTCTACATTAAAGACGGTCACGAGCACGAAATTGAACCTTTAAAAGTATACCAATAA